The region ATGTTAAAGAGACACCTACTTGCTAATAAGTAATAACCCAGATAAGTGGTGACATCTTTACCATTtgcacatttcaaaaaaaaaattatttaccatTTGTAATTGcgaaaaaaatgaattataagTCTTGAACTTAGTCCAATTCAGACACGTCCATGTTGAGAGAAAATTAAAACCATACAAAAACCAGTGATCGATTTGGACAAAAGGTTAAGCAGGTCACGCTCGTTGATTGCAACTTTTGCTCTTGCTAAAAGCCAAGCATCATTGTCACATCACATACACTAGAAgctgcttataaaaaaaaaacatgcattAGAAGCTGAAAATGTCTGCTAGCCTGGATCAATTGGTTAACATTTAAGTTTGCGCTTGTATTTACGTTTAATTTAGTCAGCACATTCACATGGAATGATAAGAAAACACATTCGATTTATCTTAAAATGTCCACCGATAAAAATACAAACACACCCTAACAAGTTTGATGTGATGATGTTTTCCAAAACCTTTATAgagtaataaataaattattcaattgttttagacataaataaataaaatattcaatttCTGAAAAAAAGCCATGGAGCTAGAATTCGCAGTTGCGTGAGCAGTGCAAACGGCTACAAAGGAACACATTAGAGATAGACATTATTTTATGTATAAGAAAATAATCTtgatttttttacattattttgtatttttatttgtCTATTATATGATATCACTTATTATTTTTGAATCAAAACTTCATCCCTAAAATAGGTCAATCATGTGTCGATTTATGTAAATGGGAAAAACTCTTTTGTCTGCCCTACCGTGCTCGGACCATGAGACACATCTACTAAGGGATGGATCATGGATGTTAGAATAAAAGTGTATTACTTATTATATGTGCAtctttctccatttttttataATCTCGTGTTGAGGGTTAGTTGTAGCACTTTTCCTGAAAAGAGAGTGACAGAACGACATTCTTCAAATAAACAAAGATCGCATGATACGAATTAATAGTATTCTTTCTATAAGATCATCTTCAAGAAAACACCATCACATGGAAGTGCAAGTGCCGCTATTTATTCAAATAACAACCTAAAAAGTGTACCAAACGCCGAGGCTCTGGCTTTTGTAACCATCGAGAGAGAGGATATGGAAAAGGGTCTattggagaaagaaagagagggtCTCTCATCAAGCATAACATGGGGTGTCCTTGTTCAAGAGGTGAAAAGTCTTGGTTATCTAGCGGGGCCTATGATTTTTGTGACTTTGTCACAGTATTTTCTACAAATTATTTCAATGATGATGGTTGGTCACTTAGGTAAACTTGCTCTCTCTAGCACTGCGATTGCTATATCTCTCTGTGCTGTCTCTGGCTTCAGTTTTCTTGTAAGTATTCTCTTCCTATGTCTTGTGATTAATTATCTCTCATAGCGTGTTTGGTTCTGCGATGGGATAAACTACAAAGTGTAGCTTCTAGAGTTGCGGTGTTATAGATTGTGTTCCGCCACAATTCCAAACATGTACAATATTAGGCACTTCACATGATTTAAGAGCTACAATTGCGCTACGTCCAATCAGTATTGCTTACTGCTTAGTGCCTATTTGACAATGTAAACGAAAAACACACATCCCAACACATTAACAGAGAAGTGAAAATTTGTCACGTTAACTCAAACGTGTACCCATGTTGAGTTTAATGGAAATTTGAACATACACTTATAAAGCAGGAAGGTTACAtttaaaaaaagagagagaaaaaggatTGGGAATGTTTTGCATAGTCAGATAGGTTATCTTTTTGTTGATGTCCATGTTCTTTGAGTAGAGGTAGAATTTATACTATGTTTAGATATCCATCAAGTTATGGAATGAAAGGGAATCATATGGAAATGAGGTCAGTGGAgttaaatgaaatgaaatgaatcaTTGTTTCATGGTTGGATGTTTTAATgattaaattaaagaaaaaaacttgTACTATCCCATTTCaccaaaaaaaggaaaaatgtgaGGTATCAGATGGAATGAAATGAAATCCATTTTACAATATGTAACTCATTGTCATACATTCTACTCCATCTAATTTTAAACTATCTAGACCACAGACATCTAAATTCTAATGGCTTCATGCCATTATATTACATTGCATCCCTTTCGATCAAATATTTGCTTACTGCTCATTCGAAAATCtatctacaattgattttaaaacaaaaatcgattaaaaagaaaaacttctATGAGTAGTTTAATTCTGGATGTCAttattgattttgagaaaagagaaACTGATCCACGCTATTAGTTTAGATTCTACTATTACTTTTTCAATTGGCATGGATTCATGCTAGGACACTTTGTACTTTATCAGTTGGAACTTAGAATTGATTGCACTTTATATTTTATACATGTGAAACAGTTTGGAATGTCATGCGCCCTAGAAACTCAATGTGGACAAGCATATGGAGCGCAACAATATCGAAAATTTGGTGTACAAATTTACACTGCTATAGTCTCTCTTAATTTAGCTTGTCTTCCTCTGTCTCTTTTATGGATTTACTTGGAGAAGATACTCACTTTACTTGGCCAAGACCCTTTGATTTCACAAGAAGCTGGAAAATTTGCTCTGTGCATGATTCCTGCTCTTTTTGCTTATGGAACACTTCAGGCCCTGGTTCGGTACTTTCTGATGCAAAGTTTGACAGGTCCTCTTGTCATAAGTGCTTTGGTTACTCTTTGCTTCCATGTAGCTTTTTGTTGGCTACTAGTTTTCAAATCTGGATTAGGAAACTTAGGAGCAGCATTGTCAATTGGTACTTCATATTGGCTGAATGTGATTTTACTTGGATTATATATGAAATTTTCTGCTGAATGTGAAAAGACTCGGTTTCCTATTTCAATGGAGATCTTCCATGGGATAGGAGAATTCTTCCTCTACGCTATTCCTTCAGCTGGAATGATATGGTGAGTTCCTTCCTCTTACATttgagtgcatgtttggaaatccttctacaattggTTATGAAGGCAGAATTAGTTATagtgagaaaagaaaaactgaTCCATAAATTATGTTTTATTGAATCTGATCTTGTATATTGTGTTTTTAGTTCCCCATTAATTTTTAACCATGATCTGTTTCTTACTTATTTGATCATTGCAGCCTTGAGTGGTGGTCATTTGAGCTTCTTACCTTGCTTTCTGGTCTTCTACCAAATCCAGAGCTAGAAACTTCTGTATTATCCATATGGTACAacttttcttagttttttaaTCATGTTTGACCTTGTGTTTCAAAAATTGTATTGAAAGTGATACTCATGGTTACATATTGTTTTCCATCATAGAGTGATGCTAATTTATTGCTTGAATGTCCTGATCAGTTTATCAATCACCACAACAATCTATACAATACCGGAAGCAATTGGCTCAGCAGCAAGGTTTCGATTCACCTAAGTTATAACCCCATCAATTTGTGCATGTACATTTTCCTTTACTATAATAGTAAATCTATTCCTTTCTAATTGGTTTCTCTTTTGGGTGAGTTATTCAGCACTAGAGTTTCAAATGCATTAGGAGCTGGAAGGCCACAAGCAGCGCGAGTGTCTGTTTCAGCTGCCATGACTCTTGCAGCTTCTGAGGCTCTTCTGGTGAGCTCAATCCTTTTTGCGTGCCGCCGTGTTTTAGGTTATGTATTTAGCAATGAGCAGGACATTGTGGATTATGTCACAGATATGGTTCCTCTCTTAAGTCTATCTGTTATACTGGACAGCTTGCATGGTACCCTTTCAGGTTggccttttcttttctcttatcAGTTTTCTGAGGAAAAAAATCTGTTTGAAAAAGATGTTTTGGGAAGTTGAAAGACATGCGACTTGAaagctaaaataaaaaattgaaaacatattTGAGATGTTTtgagttttagttttaaaaactgaatttAAGAACTGTTTTTAAGgatagtttttgaaaacagtatATCTCAaacatgtttttttctttcattctaaaaactaaaaactgtttTACAAAACATTAATCTAACAGCCCTGAAGGGTGTGTTGTGGCATGCAATGTCATACTTGTTCATTATATTTATAGGTATTGCTAGAGGATGTGGGTGGCAGCACATAGGAGCCTATGTGAATCTTGGAGCCTATTATGGTTTTGGAATTCCAATTGCTGCTACATTGGGTTTCTGGGtacagttgagaggaaaaggCCTATGGATTGGGATAATGATTGGTGCATTCTGTCAAACAGTTATGCTATCCCTCATAACAAGTTTTACAAACTGGGAAAAACAGGTTTGTCTCCACGTCCATGTCTTTGTGGCTATACTTTTGGCAGTCTAAGGCCAAAAGCATTACTTTCACAAAATGTTATATCTTCTCTGATCAAGAGCTACTatcaaactaaaaaaaattgaacttaaAATATTAGTTAAATAAGCTAGAGGAAACAGTAAAAGAAAACTAGCATTTTAATCCATGCAATGTTCTTAACAACAGTTTTGAACATGTACTAGTACTGCTAACTGAAATGTACTAATTTCTTGAATGTCTGAGATTGCAGGCAAGTAAGGCGCGAGAATGGGTATTACAGGGAAGTTTTGCAGAAGAAGATAGATTAGTATGAGCAAATGGAGTAGAATCCTTGAAGGTTTCTCAGCTTGTTTAATTGACATTGGTGAAGATTCAACCTTTGGTTGCAGAAAAAGATCAAACTGCAGTTACATTAAGGAGGAAAAAGTTTTCATCCCAGGAAAATTATAATAGAATCGAGATTTTTTCTCAATTCATTTTCTGTCAAAGTTTTGCAATGTTCATGTATTTTTGTTTCATCTGAAATAAAAGCATTAGATGAGTTCACAAGCAGTCACGTCTTTGTGTGTGATTTACGTATAAACTATATTGTATTTCAATATCTTAACAACAAACAAAGCCTATTGTCACTATATGGGGTCACATACATGAGTTCACCATAATTTCCCCTTATGCATAAAGTGTAGAGGTAACTCATTTATCTTTAAATATCCCCCAATTGTTTGATCTATTCTGTAACAATTATTTAATCTTGTCGACTCCACTCAACCTCCTAACATTTAGTCTCCCACAACATTGCAACCTGCAAGTCTCATAATTGAGCAGGTTTTAATTTAGTATGTGTGCGTTTAGATTTCCGTTAAACTTAACGTGAATTCATCCATGTTGAAGTCAACGTGTTAAAATCCTTTTCTTTTATCCACATTAAACTTAATGTGTCAAATTTCAGCTTCTCTGTTGATACATTGAGATATGTGAAATCACGTTTGCGTTGGCTCTAACGCCAAAACAAACAGACATTGTTCCCAAACAAGTTTGAGAAGCAATATACGTTTGTAATTTCAAAATCTTCAATGActtactttgaaaaaaaaaaagcgtGTCTAAGTCATACTAGTGCCTAATGAAAAAAGTCGCATAATACTATTTTTCTATTATTGATTAAAAATTTCAGCACTTTCAGTGTAAAATTTACAGAAATATCAAATTGATTTACatcaaatcataaaatatattcTATTTTGGTGTAAAATTACAGTGACAAGTAACAGTGCCTCACAATTAAAACTTTTTTACTGCTGCAAATTGCTTCTAATCTTAAATATTGTGGTTtaccttttcaaaaaaaaatattgtcgTTTACATCAGTTTTAAATTTACATGATAATTCACAAATAGAGccccaaaagtttttttttgggttacagAGGAAAGGCAAGCCCAAAAAGTTTGAAAATAAACTTGAGAtgagaatttgaaaaaaaaaaacatataaaaaataaaaataaatcttttttctaaataaatttataaattaaatatacgGGAAAAAAGGTTTGCTGCATATACTCCAGTCCCAGGCAGCGTAGCAGAGAGTGAAGTGAAGAAGATGGGCGGCGTAAGAGCAGAGAAAGAGCACCTTAACCTAATCCTCGGTTCCCACCTCACCACAATCCATGACACCCTTCAGGTatgtatatgtgtgtgtgtatatatatatatatatatatatattcttcaGTTTCACCCTAATATATTGTTATTGCTACATGAACTCAACTGTGCCTTCCTTCATTCCTAGGTTTTGGATCAAACTGCATCTTCTGCTTTTGAAAAAGTGA is a window of Lotus japonicus ecotype B-129 chromosome 5, LjGifu_v1.2 DNA encoding:
- the LOC130718539 gene encoding protein DETOXIFICATION 14-like, producing MEKGLLEKEREGLSSSITWGVLVQEVKSLGYLAGPMIFVTLSQYFLQIISMMMVGHLGKLALSSTAIAISLCAVSGFSFLFGMSCALETQCGQAYGAQQYRKFGVQIYTAIVSLNLACLPLSLLWIYLEKILTLLGQDPLISQEAGKFALCMIPALFAYGTLQALVRYFLMQSLTGPLVISALVTLCFHVAFCWLLVFKSGLGNLGAALSIGTSYWLNVILLGLYMKFSAECEKTRFPISMEIFHGIGEFFLYAIPSAGMICLEWWSFELLTLLSGLLPNPELETSVLSICLSITTTIYTIPEAIGSAASTRVSNALGAGRPQAARVSVSAAMTLAASEALLVSSILFACRRVLGYVFSNEQDIVDYVTDMVPLLSLSVILDSLHGTLSGIARGCGWQHIGAYVNLGAYYGFGIPIAATLGFWVQLRGKGLWIGIMIGAFCQTVMLSLITSFTNWEKQASKAREWVLQGSFAEEDRLV